In Lysinibacillus sp. FSL M8-0337, the following proteins share a genomic window:
- a CDS encoding alpha/beta hydrolase — protein sequence MLQTVQLKNGETMAYRMRDGGNQTLLCIHGNMTSSKHWDVLLEALDPNYTIYAIDLRGFGGSSYHQPIRAIQDFSDDVKLFVDAIELKHFDMIGWSTGGAVCMQFVANYPGYCQRLILLASASTRGYPFYSDFGTGNPAAFKRAATYQEVLMDTSKTKTVQGFYDTKNSQGLKSIWDTIIYTHRQPDPEHYDAYVADMLTQRNLAEVYHALNTFNLSAVDNEVAKGTNEVQQLNIPILVLRGDRDLVITEQMNEETMCDLAKHAQFVSLKNCGHSPLIDDLQQLLFEIETFLQFGGKINALKQ from the coding sequence ATGTTACAAACGGTTCAACTAAAAAATGGGGAAACGATGGCTTATCGTATGCGGGATGGAGGAAACCAAACGTTATTATGTATTCATGGTAATATGACCTCTTCCAAACATTGGGATGTGCTGTTGGAAGCTTTAGATCCAAACTACACGATTTATGCTATTGATTTAAGAGGTTTTGGAGGTTCATCTTATCATCAACCTATTCGCGCTATTCAAGATTTTAGTGATGATGTCAAACTATTTGTCGATGCCATTGAATTAAAACATTTTGACATGATTGGCTGGTCCACAGGCGGAGCAGTATGCATGCAGTTTGTTGCAAATTATCCAGGTTATTGTCAACGGCTGATTTTATTGGCGTCCGCTTCGACAAGGGGGTATCCATTTTATAGTGACTTCGGTACGGGCAATCCAGCCGCATTCAAAAGAGCTGCCACGTATCAAGAAGTACTGATGGATACGTCGAAAACAAAGACTGTACAAGGTTTCTACGATACAAAAAATAGCCAAGGCTTAAAGTCGATTTGGGATACAATCATTTATACCCATCGTCAGCCCGACCCTGAACACTATGATGCCTATGTAGCCGATATGCTCACACAAAGAAATTTAGCCGAAGTTTACCACGCGTTAAATACTTTTAATTTAAGTGCAGTAGATAACGAAGTTGCGAAAGGGACGAATGAAGTACAACAACTAAACATTCCGATTTTAGTGTTAAGAGGAGACCGTGACTTAGTGATTACCGAGCAAATGAATGAGGAAACAATGTGCGATTTAGCAAAGCATGCACAATTTGTTAGTTTAAAAAATTGTGGGCATTCTCCTCTAATCGATGATTTACAACAACTGCTATTTGAAATTGAAACATTTTTACAATTTGGAGGGAAAATCAATGCGCTTAAGCAATAA
- a CDS encoding substrate-binding domain-containing protein, with protein sequence MKKYWLLLLLAVLTLLIVACNGEGAQESSTDSTASKEAEGTEEGGTIKIGVLASLTGALESYGKQTQRGFDLGIEYATNGSMEVNGKKIEIVYEDTETKPEVAVQKATKLLEDDKVDFLVGSSSSGDTLAVLPLAEEYEKIMVVEPAVADSITGAEFNDYIFRTGRNSSQDAYAAAAAIANKGVKIATFAPDYSFGWDGVKAFKTAAEKLGAKIVLEEYADPAATDFTSNLQKVIDAKPDYLFVVWAGANSPWNQIADLKIQEKGIKISTGAPDIIALKFMNPLIGMEGFSVYYHTLPQNDVNQWLVEEHQKRFDEVPDLFTPGGMSAAISIVEALKKSQGDADGKKLIGIMEGMSFETPKGTMTFRKEDHQALQSMYSIRLEQQEGVDYPVPVLIRELSPEETAPPISN encoded by the coding sequence ATGAAAAAGTATTGGTTATTGTTACTGTTGGCCGTTTTGACTTTGTTGATAGTAGCTTGTAATGGGGAAGGAGCACAAGAAAGTTCCACTGACAGTACTGCTTCAAAGGAAGCGGAAGGTACAGAAGAAGGCGGCACGATTAAAATCGGAGTACTGGCGTCATTGACAGGTGCTTTAGAATCGTACGGAAAGCAAACACAGCGTGGGTTTGACTTAGGTATCGAATATGCAACAAACGGTAGCATGGAGGTAAACGGTAAAAAAATAGAAATTGTCTATGAAGATACAGAAACGAAACCGGAAGTAGCTGTACAAAAGGCTACCAAACTGCTAGAAGATGATAAAGTCGATTTTTTAGTTGGTTCATCTAGCTCTGGTGATACGCTCGCTGTCCTGCCATTAGCAGAGGAATACGAAAAAATTATGGTCGTTGAACCAGCAGTAGCTGATAGTATTACTGGTGCAGAATTTAATGACTATATATTCCGTACAGGGCGAAACTCCTCACAAGATGCATATGCTGCAGCGGCTGCAATCGCTAACAAGGGCGTTAAAATTGCGACGTTTGCTCCTGATTACTCATTCGGCTGGGATGGGGTAAAAGCATTTAAAACAGCGGCGGAAAAACTAGGCGCAAAAATTGTTTTAGAAGAATATGCCGATCCAGCAGCAACGGATTTTACGTCTAATTTGCAAAAAGTGATTGATGCCAAGCCGGATTATTTATTTGTTGTGTGGGCTGGGGCTAACTCGCCTTGGAATCAAATTGCCGATCTTAAAATCCAAGAGAAAGGCATTAAAATTTCTACAGGCGCACCAGATATTATTGCCCTAAAGTTTATGAATCCGCTAATAGGAATGGAAGGGTTCTCGGTTTACTATCATACGTTGCCACAAAATGATGTGAATCAATGGTTAGTTGAAGAGCACCAAAAACGCTTTGATGAAGTGCCAGATTTATTTACACCTGGTGGGATGTCTGCCGCGATTTCGATTGTAGAAGCGTTGAAAAAATCGCAAGGGGACGCGGACGGAAAGAAACTAATTGGCATTATGGAAGGAATGTCATTTGAAACGCCAAAAGGCACAATGACTTTCCGAAAAGAAGATCATCAAGCGTTACAGTCGATGTATTCGATTCGTTTAGAACAACAAGAGGGTGTTGACTATCCAGTGCCCGTGCTAATTCGTGAGCTTAGTCCTGAGGAAACGGCACCACCTATTTCGAATTAG
- a CDS encoding ABC transporter ATP-binding protein — translation MNTLLKLHDVHTHIGQYHILQGVNFEAMEGQVSVLLGRNGAGKTTTLKTIMGLTPASQGDVQFQMQSIKKSPTHKVAKLGIGYVPENQGIFSDLTVEENMKVAMREENTAAMERQQYVLELFPDLKKFWKKAGGHLSGGQKQMLSMARAFINDSQLILIDEPSKGLAPIVVEKVMEAIVEMKKQTSIVLVEQNFMMASRIGDTYTLIDDGKTVHSGNMKELIQNEELKRKYLGIG, via the coding sequence ATGAACACCTTACTGAAATTACATGATGTTCATACGCATATTGGACAATACCATATTTTGCAAGGTGTGAATTTTGAGGCGATGGAAGGGCAGGTCAGTGTTCTACTAGGGAGAAATGGCGCGGGGAAAACAACCACATTAAAAACGATTATGGGTTTGACACCCGCTTCACAAGGCGATGTTCAATTTCAAATGCAATCGATAAAAAAAAGCCCAACCCACAAAGTGGCGAAATTAGGTATTGGCTATGTACCCGAAAACCAAGGAATTTTTTCCGATTTAACGGTAGAAGAAAATATGAAAGTGGCGATGCGCGAAGAGAATACGGCAGCTATGGAGCGACAGCAGTATGTACTAGAGCTTTTTCCAGATTTAAAGAAATTTTGGAAAAAGGCTGGTGGTCATCTTTCTGGTGGTCAAAAGCAAATGCTATCAATGGCAAGAGCATTTATCAATGATAGTCAATTGATTTTGATTGACGAGCCTTCTAAAGGGCTTGCGCCAATTGTTGTGGAGAAAGTGATGGAAGCCATTGTTGAAATGAAGAAGCAAACGTCCATTGTCCTTGTGGAGCAAAACTTTATGATGGCCAGTCGAATTGGCGATACGTATACATTAATTGATGATGGTAAAACAGTACATTCAGGGAACATGAAAGAGCTTATCCAAAATGAAGAGTTGAAACGTAAATATCTTGGTATCGGATAA
- a CDS encoding AMP-binding protein has product MFAEQAWILNRASLTPNRLALVNLETNEQWTYRQLTLEIAKWSHFFENQGLQAGSRVAVFSRNNSHLFAILFACGLRGLIYVPLNWRLSTEELNDIVADATPSLLLYDQGIPCPLQLATMHPIQQVLPSATIASSIELDLNEPWLMIYTGGTTGKAKGVVLSFNSVNWNAINTIISWGLCEDDCTLNYMPMFHTGGLNALSIPLLMAGGTVVIGDKFEAETALKAINFYKTTISLFVPTMYQAMITTNYFHKSSFPTVKVFLSGGAPCPLPIYDAFFKKGLFFKEGYGLTEAGPNNFYISREEAYVKKGAVGKSMQFNEAKIINQAGESCAAHEVGELFVRGKHMFQFYWNNQQETDNTIRDGWLRTGDLATMDEEGYFYIVGRRKDMIISGGENVYPQEVEQCILRHQLVKEAAVIGAPDNYWGEIVTAFIVCHNQSDTVVDEVENLCRSHLGHYKIPKKIIMIDELPKTIVGKIDKKALQLQLKSS; this is encoded by the coding sequence ATGTTTGCAGAGCAAGCTTGGATTTTAAATCGTGCATCTTTAACACCGAATCGGCTAGCATTAGTGAACTTAGAAACAAACGAACAATGGACTTATCGGCAATTAACACTTGAAATCGCCAAATGGAGCCATTTTTTTGAAAATCAAGGATTACAGGCAGGTAGCCGAGTAGCGGTTTTTTCTCGAAATAATAGTCACTTATTTGCTATATTATTTGCTTGTGGATTACGAGGGCTGATTTATGTTCCTTTAAACTGGCGCTTAAGTACAGAGGAGTTAAATGACATTGTTGCGGATGCTACCCCTTCTTTACTTTTATATGATCAAGGAATACCCTGCCCTTTACAACTAGCAACGATGCACCCTATTCAACAAGTTCTGCCGTCAGCGACTATTGCTAGCTCGATAGAACTGGATTTAAATGAACCTTGGCTAATGATTTACACAGGTGGCACAACTGGCAAAGCAAAGGGGGTAGTGTTGTCTTTCAATTCTGTAAATTGGAATGCAATTAATACAATTATTAGTTGGGGGTTATGTGAAGATGATTGTACGTTAAACTATATGCCCATGTTTCATACGGGTGGGCTTAACGCACTATCCATTCCATTGTTAATGGCGGGGGGGACCGTTGTTATCGGTGATAAGTTTGAAGCGGAAACAGCACTCAAAGCAATTAATTTCTATAAGACAACGATTTCGCTTTTTGTCCCAACGATGTATCAAGCCATGATAACGACAAACTATTTTCACAAAAGTAGTTTTCCCACTGTCAAGGTGTTTTTATCTGGCGGCGCACCGTGCCCTCTTCCGATATATGATGCGTTTTTTAAAAAGGGACTTTTTTTTAAAGAAGGTTATGGCTTAACAGAGGCTGGACCGAACAATTTTTATATCTCACGTGAAGAAGCCTATGTCAAAAAGGGGGCAGTGGGTAAAAGTATGCAATTTAATGAGGCGAAAATTATTAATCAAGCGGGTGAAAGCTGCGCTGCCCATGAAGTAGGCGAACTGTTCGTTAGAGGCAAGCATATGTTTCAATTTTATTGGAATAATCAGCAGGAAACGGACAATACGATACGAGATGGCTGGTTAAGGACTGGTGATTTAGCGACAATGGATGAAGAAGGGTATTTTTATATCGTCGGTCGTAGGAAAGACATGATTATTAGTGGCGGGGAGAACGTCTATCCGCAAGAAGTGGAGCAATGCATACTTCGTCATCAGCTCGTAAAAGAAGCGGCAGTCATCGGAGCACCAGATAACTACTGGGGGGAAATTGTCACGGCATTTATTGTTTGCCATAATCAGTCAGATACTGTAGTAGACGAAGTAGAAAACCTATGTCGAAGCCATTTAGGACACTATAAAATCCCGAAAAAAATTATTATGATTGATGAATTACCAAAAACGATTGTTGGGAAAATTGATAAAAAAGCGCTTCAATTGCAATTAAAAAGCTCTTGA
- a CDS encoding branched-chain amino acid ABC transporter permease, with protein sequence MMKKLTWKHLSFVLMLAILVLLPFVNDSRTLIILLTQIFIFGILAMSYDILLGYTGIVSFGHAMFFGIGAYTTAVMLKQVDTTLSIFLLSIVVGMFLAGIVSFIVGLLTLRLKSHFFAMLTLAFSGLFLVVAEKWRSITYGNDGFTFRAPEMFKDRITFYFFVLACLVVVFIALYRFVQSPTGRILIAVRENEQRTKSLGFQTLHYKVIASIVAGTVASLAGSLYALSLRFVNTSVMTMDITLDALLMTIIGGVGTLAGPLLGAAVIEYAQHTLSGMARDYPIFERWIIFFGILYILAVIFFPKGIIGSIRFMIWNWRRRLKAKRKTSSALSHEKERFE encoded by the coding sequence ATGATGAAAAAGCTGACGTGGAAGCATCTTAGTTTTGTTCTTATGTTAGCGATTCTCGTACTTCTGCCATTCGTCAATGATTCAAGGACATTGATTATCTTATTAACGCAAATTTTTATCTTTGGTATTTTAGCAATGAGCTATGATATTTTGCTTGGTTATACAGGGATAGTATCGTTTGGGCACGCCATGTTCTTTGGAATAGGTGCTTATACAACAGCGGTTATGCTGAAGCAAGTTGATACGACACTTTCTATCTTTTTATTATCCATAGTTGTAGGGATGTTTTTAGCAGGTATTGTTAGTTTTATTGTTGGATTACTGACTTTGCGTTTAAAAAGTCACTTTTTTGCGATGCTTACACTCGCTTTTTCTGGATTGTTTTTAGTTGTTGCTGAAAAATGGCGTTCCATTACATATGGCAATGACGGATTTACATTTAGAGCACCCGAGATGTTTAAAGATCGTATTACATTCTATTTCTTTGTACTCGCGTGTTTAGTAGTAGTTTTTATTGCGCTTTATCGCTTTGTTCAGTCACCAACCGGACGTATTTTAATTGCGGTGCGCGAAAATGAGCAAAGAACAAAATCATTAGGATTTCAGACCCTACATTATAAAGTAATCGCATCAATTGTAGCTGGAACGGTAGCAAGCTTAGCGGGTTCACTTTATGCGCTGTCATTACGATTTGTTAATACAAGTGTTATGACGATGGACATCACGCTAGATGCATTATTAATGACGATTATTGGAGGCGTCGGTACATTAGCAGGACCATTGCTTGGTGCTGCCGTGATTGAGTATGCACAACATACACTGTCAGGCATGGCGAGAGATTATCCCATATTTGAACGTTGGATTATTTTCTTTGGTATTCTCTATATTTTAGCCGTCATCTTTTTCCCAAAAGGGATTATAGGCTCTATCCGTTTTATGATTTGGAATTGGAGAAGGAGGCTTAAAGCAAAAAGGAAAACATCATCTGCCCTGTCACATGAAAAGGAGAGGTTTGAATGA
- the fabG gene encoding 3-oxoacyl-ACP reductase FabG translates to MRLSNKVAIITGAANGIGFAAAERFIEEGAVVYLADFDDNAGKMAANQLGEKAIFVQVNVADRESVKKLVTTVIEQAGRIDILVNNAGITRDAMLSKMTEDQFQQVLDVNLSGVFHCTQEVSVHMIAAGYGKIINTSSVSGVYGNVGQTNYAASKAAIVGMTKTWAKELGRKGINVNAVAPGFTETEMVKKMPETVLEKMRAIVPLQRLGTPRDIANAYLFLASEEASYVHGHTLHVDGAIMM, encoded by the coding sequence ATGCGCTTAAGCAATAAAGTAGCCATTATTACAGGTGCGGCAAACGGGATAGGATTTGCTGCAGCAGAACGATTCATAGAAGAAGGAGCCGTTGTATATCTTGCGGATTTTGATGACAACGCAGGGAAAATGGCAGCCAATCAACTAGGTGAAAAAGCTATATTCGTGCAGGTTAATGTAGCAGATAGAGAGAGTGTGAAAAAGCTTGTGACAACTGTGATCGAGCAAGCTGGTCGCATTGATATTTTAGTAAATAATGCAGGAATAACACGCGATGCCATGTTGTCAAAAATGACAGAGGACCAATTTCAGCAAGTACTTGATGTCAACTTGTCAGGGGTTTTCCACTGTACGCAAGAGGTTAGCGTTCATATGATAGCTGCTGGATACGGAAAAATAATTAATACCTCCTCGGTCAGTGGTGTTTATGGAAATGTAGGACAAACAAATTATGCTGCTTCAAAAGCTGCGATTGTAGGTATGACGAAAACATGGGCAAAAGAGTTAGGGCGTAAAGGCATCAATGTGAATGCGGTGGCACCTGGATTTACAGAAACTGAAATGGTCAAAAAGATGCCCGAAACGGTACTAGAAAAAATGCGTGCAATCGTGCCGCTTCAACGATTAGGTACACCTAGGGATATTGCTAATGCTTATTTATTTTTAGCATCTGAAGAGGCTTCCTATGTCCATGGTCATACACTCCATGTGGATGGCGCGATTATGATGTGA
- a CDS encoding branched-chain amino acid ABC transporter permease, whose product MELIVNLVINGLATGMLIFLLAAGLTLIFGLMDVLNFAHGGLFVWGAYAGIFTYMYTESFLIGIIGAIVAGAVLGLLTEKFIITPVYGNHIQQILITLGLMLVLQEMIKVVFGPNGVSVKTPSYLAGSWEFGDVIIIKYRLFIIVVGFVIFGIFQYMLKRTKIGLIVRAGVQDKEMAQALGIHIKQVFLYVFMVGAALAALSGMLMAPYSGVIYAEMGMEYAILGFIVVVIGGMGSFSGSLLAAILVGLAGSFMAYYVPVLSLAVNMILMAIVLIFRPQGLFTIGKERST is encoded by the coding sequence TTGGAACTAATCGTAAATTTGGTTATTAACGGGCTGGCTACAGGTATGTTAATCTTTTTGCTTGCAGCAGGGCTGACACTAATTTTTGGGCTAATGGATGTTTTGAATTTTGCACATGGCGGATTATTTGTCTGGGGTGCCTATGCAGGGATATTTACGTATATGTACACAGAAAGTTTCTTAATTGGCATTATTGGAGCGATTGTTGCAGGTGCCGTTTTAGGTTTATTAACAGAAAAGTTTATTATTACACCAGTATATGGTAATCATATTCAACAAATATTAATCACTTTAGGGTTAATGCTTGTATTACAAGAAATGATTAAGGTCGTGTTCGGCCCAAATGGTGTGTCCGTGAAAACACCCAGCTATTTAGCAGGAAGTTGGGAATTTGGAGATGTCATTATAATTAAATATCGTTTATTTATTATTGTAGTAGGTTTTGTAATTTTCGGGATTTTCCAATACATGCTGAAGCGAACAAAGATTGGGCTAATCGTACGAGCGGGTGTACAGGATAAAGAAATGGCGCAAGCACTCGGTATTCATATTAAACAAGTATTCTTATATGTCTTTATGGTAGGTGCTGCTTTAGCCGCCTTGAGCGGTATGTTAATGGCACCATATTCGGGTGTTATTTATGCCGAGATGGGGATGGAATATGCAATATTAGGTTTTATTGTTGTTGTGATAGGTGGCATGGGAAGTTTTTCAGGCTCGCTGCTTGCTGCAATTTTAGTAGGGCTTGCTGGTAGCTTTATGGCCTATTATGTGCCGGTGTTATCACTTGCTGTCAATATGATCCTTATGGCCATCGTGTTAATTTTCCGACCACAAGGCTTATTTACAATCGGAAAGGAGCGATCGACATGA
- a CDS encoding 3-oxoacyl-ACP synthase, with translation MTVGIVSTGIYMPQRKMTATEIAARSMIPEHIIRHKLGIHEKPIPDEQDHTVQMGIWAAQEAIQKAGIEPKTIDVVMYIGEEHKEYPLWTASIKMQEELGAVNAWAFDVQLRCGTTIMALKLAKSLMESDDSIHTVLLAGGYRNVDFIDYRNPRTRFMYNLGAGGGAIVLQKNYNRNHLLEADIMTDGSFSEDVVIPVGGTKKPLTPEDLANNLYQLDVLDPVGMKERLEQKSLNNFLKVIRTSLAKSGLREEHISYLAMLHMKRSAHAYILSELGLKEKQSIYLQDYGHIGQIDQILSLQLALEQKRIVDGDIITLVSAGIGYVWGAITIRWG, from the coding sequence ATGACTGTAGGTATTGTCAGTACAGGAATCTATATGCCACAAAGGAAAATGACCGCAACCGAAATTGCAGCGCGTTCGATGATTCCTGAGCACATTATTCGACACAAATTGGGTATACACGAAAAACCAATACCTGATGAACAGGATCATACGGTGCAAATGGGCATTTGGGCTGCACAAGAAGCTATACAAAAAGCAGGGATTGAACCTAAAACAATTGATGTCGTGATGTATATAGGGGAAGAACATAAGGAATATCCACTTTGGACGGCTTCCATCAAAATGCAAGAAGAGCTTGGTGCCGTCAATGCGTGGGCATTCGATGTGCAATTACGCTGTGGGACGACGATCATGGCACTAAAGTTAGCGAAAAGCTTAATGGAATCTGATGACAGCATTCACACCGTGTTACTTGCAGGAGGATATCGAAATGTTGATTTTATCGATTATCGCAATCCGAGAACACGCTTTATGTATAATTTGGGCGCAGGTGGGGGTGCTATTGTTTTACAAAAAAATTACAACCGCAACCATTTATTAGAGGCGGATATTATGACAGATGGTTCTTTTTCGGAGGATGTCGTTATCCCCGTTGGAGGCACTAAAAAGCCTTTGACACCAGAAGATTTAGCGAATAATTTGTACCAATTAGATGTTTTAGATCCAGTCGGTATGAAAGAACGGCTTGAGCAAAAATCTTTAAATAATTTTTTAAAGGTCATTCGTACATCTTTAGCGAAAAGTGGATTAAGAGAAGAACATATTAGTTATCTCGCCATGCTTCATATGAAGCGGTCTGCGCATGCATATATCCTATCAGAACTTGGTTTGAAAGAGAAACAATCCATTTATCTTCAAGACTATGGTCATATTGGACAAATTGATCAAATATTATCATTACAGCTTGCGTTAGAGCAAAAGCGTATTGTGGATGGGGACATTATCACGCTTGTCAGTGCGGGTATCGGCTATGTATGGGGAGCTATAACAATTCGCTGGGGATAG
- a CDS encoding ABC transporter ATP-binding protein, translated as MEPILRTENLTIRFGGHIAVDHVNFTMPEKHLKSIIGPNGAGKTTFFNLISGELKPTAGDVYFKGQSLAQASSVERTRMGLGRSFQITNVFPNLTVLENVRLAVQSKEKIRYQMFRHFKSYQAITEKAEELLTLVLLHNKRDALTTMLSHGEKRKLEIAMLLALDTEILLLDEPTAGMSLEEVPAILEVIRTIKNKGDKTILLIEHKMDMILDLSDSIMVLFNGQLLADGTPDAIMQNETVQNAYLGGLYDEHLTEIT; from the coding sequence ATGGAGCCTATTTTGCGAACAGAAAATTTAACGATTCGATTTGGTGGTCATATTGCGGTCGATCATGTGAACTTTACAATGCCAGAAAAACATTTGAAATCCATTATAGGTCCGAATGGGGCAGGCAAAACGACATTCTTTAATCTAATTAGTGGAGAGTTAAAACCCACTGCTGGTGATGTGTATTTTAAAGGACAGTCGCTTGCGCAAGCATCTTCGGTTGAAAGAACACGTATGGGGCTAGGCCGTTCATTTCAAATTACAAATGTTTTTCCAAATTTAACAGTGTTAGAAAATGTACGACTAGCTGTGCAATCTAAAGAAAAAATACGTTATCAAATGTTTCGTCATTTTAAAAGTTATCAAGCAATTACAGAAAAAGCGGAAGAGCTATTGACGCTTGTTTTACTCCATAACAAAAGAGATGCGTTGACAACGATGCTGTCGCATGGGGAAAAACGTAAATTAGAAATTGCGATGTTGCTTGCACTGGATACGGAAATTTTACTGCTAGATGAGCCTACTGCCGGTATGTCATTAGAAGAAGTACCCGCTATTTTAGAAGTAATTCGAACAATTAAAAATAAAGGGGATAAAACCATTTTGTTAATTGAACACAAGATGGATATGATTTTGGATTTGTCTGATTCCATTATGGTGTTATTTAATGGTCAGCTTCTTGCCGATGGAACGCCAGATGCCATTATGCAAAATGAAACTGTACAAAATGCATATTTAGGAGGTCTGTATGATGAACACCTTACTGAAATTACATGA
- a CDS encoding alpha/beta hydrolase, which produces MPFCQVTNATIYYEEIGVGQPIIMLHGFTPDHRLMKGCMEPIFTQREGWKRIYLDLPGMGKTKDYEHIHNTDDMLEAVVEFIQTVLPSQSFVIAGESYGGYLTRGILQKLENRILGVAFVCPMIVPEKQDRIVPAHTIVATDQPFLATLTKQEVEDFSTHQVVLDAYNWHRYTNEVLVGCQLADENFLEKILQNYGFSFALKDILFQQPSLFLIGKQDSVVGYQDALHLLKFFPRATFSILDRAGHNLQIEQSHLFHVLISEWLDRVEETNSSFFL; this is translated from the coding sequence ATGCCATTTTGTCAAGTAACGAATGCAACTATTTATTATGAAGAGATAGGTGTAGGACAACCTATTATTATGCTACACGGATTTACTCCCGATCATAGACTGATGAAGGGATGTATGGAGCCGATTTTTACGCAACGAGAGGGCTGGAAACGTATTTATCTTGATTTACCAGGTATGGGTAAAACAAAAGATTATGAACACATCCATAATACAGATGATATGTTAGAAGCAGTAGTAGAATTTATCCAGACAGTTTTGCCGAGTCAATCTTTTGTTATAGCGGGTGAATCTTACGGAGGGTATTTAACAAGAGGGATTCTGCAGAAACTTGAAAATCGTATTTTAGGTGTTGCCTTTGTTTGCCCTATGATTGTTCCCGAAAAACAAGATCGCATTGTGCCAGCACATACGATTGTTGCAACTGATCAACCTTTTTTAGCCACATTGACGAAACAAGAAGTAGAGGATTTCAGCACCCATCAAGTGGTCTTAGATGCATATAACTGGCATCGATATACGAATGAAGTATTAGTTGGCTGTCAACTGGCGGATGAAAACTTTCTTGAAAAAATTCTGCAAAACTATGGGTTTTCCTTTGCTTTAAAGGACATTCTTTTCCAACAACCGAGTCTGTTTTTAATAGGCAAGCAAGATTCGGTCGTCGGCTATCAAGATGCCCTTCACTTGCTTAAATTTTTCCCAAGAGCAACATTTTCCATCTTAGATAGAGCAGGGCATAATCTCCAAATAGAACAATCTCATCTTTTTCATGTGCTTATTAGCGAATGGTTAGATCGAGTAGAAGAAACGAATAGCTCTTTTTTCTTGTAG